DNA sequence from the Glycine soja cultivar W05 chromosome 18, ASM419377v2, whole genome shotgun sequence genome:
GTTGGTGGCTCTCCTTACTGTCATATACAATCAACAACCTTCCCTCCCGGAGTAtgcaaaaagagaaagttaaaCTGCCTTGTTTATGAGgggattttaatttcaaataatcattttctGGAAGAATTAATATAAACCTATAACATGTAATGAATTCATATAAGAAAacagatttaaaataaattgaaaaaacataCCTTGGGTATGTAGGAACAGTAGTCCAAGCATAGTTGACAGAGCCTTTAAAAATCTGGCAACAATTAGCCACAATGTCCTCAATTATATCCATATGAAGCCATATGCTTTCTGCCTGAGTGCACACAACTCCACCTGGACGAAGAGCCTTTGCAACTGACGAAAAGAAGGGCTTTTCAAAAAGCTCTTGAGCAGGACCTTAAGGATACCAAATGTAACATTCCTTTATCAaacagttttatttttatatcacaGAAGAGAAGGAAACTATAAAATGGTATACCAATAGGATCGGATGAATCCACTATAACAGCATCATAAGTTCCTTCAGGAACTTCCTTCAGAAATGCAACTCCTAGACCATTGTGAGAAAACCCATCATGAGATAGCTTTTCCACAAAAAGCAAAatgttttaggaaaaaaatattagaatgaTTGATCATACCATCACCAATATGAAGTGTCACACGAGGATCATCATACCCAACAGCTACATCAGGGAAGTATTGTTTGGAGACCTGCAAGACTTAAATTTTGATATTGCTACTTGAAACCTCTGAGCACTAGAAAGTAGACCTTTTAGGCCAActtaaaaagaacaaaacatcTATAAGCAATTTACTTAAGTAGATAAAGAGAAGAATTGATTATATGAGTAACATAATAGCCTGTCAGCAATATAATCTAGCTTTGGTTAGAGAAGAGTAAAATTTGGTGTGCCTTACTCACATCAACAACCATCTTGTCAATTTCACAAATGTCTATCTTTTCAACTGAAGAATGGTGTGCTACTTCTCGTATGACCCCTCCATCACCTCCACCGATAACCAAAACCTAAAAAGGAAAATTACAGGGAGAAAAAGTATATAAACTTGAAGACTAAACATACAATCCAGACATATAACATGCAATCTAGACATATGGCAAAAGTAAAACCTTTTTGGGGTTTGGAATAGAGCAAAGAGGAAGATGAGTGATCATTTCTTGGTAGGCACATTCATCCCTTTCTGTTAGCTGAATTACTCCATCTAAAACAAGAACCTTGCCATATGTTGATGACTACAGAAGACATCACAGCAGAGGATTGACAATAAAGATaggaaatgaaaaagagaaaattgtaACAATAACTTCATAATTTACTgggagggcgagccctggtgcagcggtaaagttgtgccttggtgacttatTGGTCATGGGTttgaatccggaaacagcctctttgcatatgcaagggtaaggctgcgtacaatatccctcccccataccttcgcatagcgaagagcctctgggcaatggggtacgaagtttttgaGGGCGaaccctggtgcagcggtaaagttgtgccttggtgacttgttggtcatgggttcgaatccggaaacagcctctttgcatatgcgagggtaaggctgcgtacaacatccctcccccatacctttgcatagcgaagagcctctggacaatggggtacgaagtttttttaacTTCATAATTTACTGGAACCTCACGTACCTGGAAGACCATGACATTCTGGTATTCAGACTTTCCTTGAAACAAAATCTTTTCCACCTTCAAGGAGTGAGCCTCTCCTGCAAAATTACAACCATATTTTAATTCGCATGCATTATTACAAAAGACAAACCCAGATATTCCGAGTTTATCCAACAAAGACAGATCATTGCTTTGGTTTTAGAAACCAATAATGCCATAAGATGTACTTAAAGATAATTTGATGAGCTACCTTCGTTACTAACAAACAAGATGCATCTTCAGCCAATGTGTAACAAGACTACTAGACCAAACACAATCGTCCCAAAGTTAGCATGACATCCAAGACAAAagaatataagaaaaagaaatgtctTATACTGTTACTCATACAACGAAATTTTATGTTTCTATCTCTCTTCATCACATCATTTATTACATCTcatacttctctctcttttctctcttagtTGTATAATTAGTTGAACAAATAACAtttcattaagaaaaataagttctttttcttttcctaggTAGGCATGCACTTTACTAGCCGAAATAGGTAAGATAACAATTGCATCTAAGTTATTTAAAAGTAAGTTCTGACTTCTCATGAACTCAGAAGAGAAATTGGGACAGAGCAAAGAACTCGGAAGGATCAATCCCAAAAATGATAATTGGTGAAGTATGATTAAAAGAGGAAAAATGTCTTGAAAGGACTGAGATTAGATCTTTCCTGTGATGGCATATGGTACCTGcccatttaaatttatgaagtacttgtttttgctcattccttttctatttagacacccatttataaaaatagccaagcatcaaaataaaaatatcggaataaatatatatttttatatgaatgtAGCTTTTTAAAGCTAGAGATTCACTTTAGAAGATAAAGTATAAAGTTAAAAGTGTTGATTGGAAGAACAGAtacaatgataaaattaaggcaAGTAGGATAAACAATGAAATTGCTAAAATCAACTCCATTGATTTTTCAATGATGGTTACGACTTTTTGTACTTTACCAAGTGGATGCTTACTGCACTTTAGAGGAATCAATTCCCTTTAATCCAAACATCGttcacttttgtttttaaacaaataccTGAAGATCTCAGAGGATTGACATTAAGTAGAGCAATCCCGATGAGGCAACAACATTGACATATAGGAAGAAGATAAATAGCAACTCAACTTCCAAGGGGAATTCATTCCAACTGTGAATTTTCTTATATTCCCATAAATTTCATATAAGAACACTCTGGTTATCAACTTTTAGTCTTAAAATAGCGCCAGAACATCTAGCAGAATTTACTCAGCACCACAGTGAGCTAAGCTACGAAATTTCAgatgtaaaagtaaaaaaaacaaagaaaaccaaAACTCTACAAGTCAATTACAAAtaaccataaataaaaaaaaatcattgctcCATGAGAGCAATTGTAAGAAGCTTGCAACAAATATATGTACACATCTGCTGGTAATGAACATGGCTATGGTAAAAACAGAACTCATCAGAGAcccaaatttgaaagaaatcaaGAAAAGACACGTGAACCATAAAAACCAAACAGATAATCAAATTCGAATCTCTTCACACAGAGACAAACCTCATAAGAGGAGGAAAACATACATAAATTAACACGAGTTTAGTTttctacacacacacacaaactaacaagttaaaaaaattgatttcctTTACCAGCAACAAGAACACAAGGAAAAGACACAACTTTTggaagcaacaaaaaaaaaaggataaggtAAAAAGATAACTAACCAGGCCACATTGAACTAATTTCAGAGAACCACCCAGGAATCACAGATGATAAACCGTTACTAAGAGGGTCTTTGCCACCCTCCACATCCATGGAAACAGAGACCTCattttcttcatcatcatctctCTGCCTCTTCACTGGGGACTCAACGACGCTCTCATCAGCCATAGCctaacctctctctctctctctctttctctctctctctctctcacacacacacacacaacacacaCACGGTGAGAACAATTTTTCAAGTAGCACTCTGTTTGGCTGTTCTCGGCTTCGTGAGATATTATTTGGGAAACGGAATAGCATAAAGGGCAAAAGGGTGTGGGCCACGTGGGAATATAGAAAGGAACCTGCTTTTTAGGGTGTGTGTTTTGTAGGGTGCTGTGGTTTGGGATTGGTGTTTTGAGAGAGTGTGATTGGGTTGCCAGACACGGCCTTAAGATATGCATGTTACGTGTTTTCTCGTCAAGTACAAGTGAAAGTGATGGGGGAATCA
Encoded proteins:
- the LOC114397734 gene encoding spermidine synthase 2, which produces MADESVVESPVKRQRDDDEENEVSVSMDVEGGKDPLSNGLSSVIPGWFSEISSMWPGEAHSLKVEKILFQGKSEYQNVMVFQSSTYGKVLVLDGVIQLTERDECAYQEMITHLPLCSIPNPKKVLVIGGGDGGVIREVAHHSSVEKIDICEIDKMVVDVSKQYFPDVAVGYDDPRVTLHIGDGVAFLKEVPEGTYDAVIVDSSDPIGPAQELFEKPFFSSVAKALRPGGVVCTQAESIWLHMDIIEDIVANCCQIFKGSVNYAWTTVPTYPSGMIGFMLCSTEGPPVDFKHPVNPIDENESQKSVRPLKFYNSEIHTAAFCLPSFAKRKIGSKAN